Proteins encoded in a region of the Paucibacter sediminis genome:
- a CDS encoding NADPH-dependent FMN reductase → MASYKVGYFVGSLSSTSINRLLAKALVRLAPPELVLSEIAIRDLPLYSQDYDADYPPVARAFKQAIADVDAVLFVTPEFNRSIPGALKNAIDWASRPWGKNSFTRKPSGVIGTSPGAIGTAVAQQSLRGVLCFCNSPLMNQVEAYIQFKPGLITADGEVTDEGTRQFLQNYMSELHAFIVRVLTVLPRNP, encoded by the coding sequence ATGGCCAGCTACAAGGTCGGCTATTTCGTCGGCAGCCTCTCGTCGACGTCCATCAACCGCCTGCTCGCCAAGGCGCTGGTGCGGTTGGCGCCGCCCGAGCTGGTGCTCAGCGAGATCGCCATCAGGGACCTGCCGCTCTACAGCCAGGATTACGACGCCGACTATCCGCCGGTGGCGCGCGCCTTCAAGCAGGCCATCGCCGATGTCGACGCGGTGCTGTTCGTCACGCCCGAATTCAACCGCTCGATCCCGGGCGCGCTGAAGAACGCCATTGACTGGGCCAGCCGACCCTGGGGCAAGAACTCCTTCACGCGCAAGCCCTCGGGCGTGATCGGCACCTCGCCGGGCGCCATCGGCACCGCGGTGGCACAGCAGAGCCTGCGCGGCGTGCTGTGCTTCTGCAACTCGCCCCTGATGAACCAGGTGGAGGCCTATATCCAGTTCAAGCCCGGCCTCATCACCGCCGACGGCGAGGTCACCGACGAGGGCACCCGGCAGTTCCTGCAGAACTACATGAGCGAACTGCACGCCTTCATCGTGCGCGTGCTGACGGTGCTGCCGCGCAATCCCTGA
- a CDS encoding peroxiredoxin, with amino-acid sequence MTSLRLGDLAPDFEQDSTEGRIRFHAWLGESWGVLFSHPADFTPVCTTELGRTAKLRDEFARRNVKAIALSVDPVDKHHAWIADINDTQGTELNFPILADADRKVSELYDLIHPNASSTATVRSLFIIDPAKKVRLIITYPASTGRNFDEILRVIDSLQLTDEHSVATPANWKEGDDVVIVPSLQDPALLKQKFPQGWDAVRPYLRYTAAPKRAA; translated from the coding sequence ATGACCAGCCTACGCCTGGGCGACCTCGCCCCCGACTTTGAACAGGACTCCACCGAAGGCCGCATCCGCTTTCACGCCTGGCTGGGCGAAAGCTGGGGCGTGCTGTTCTCGCACCCCGCCGACTTCACGCCCGTCTGCACCACCGAGCTCGGCCGCACGGCCAAGCTAAGGGACGAGTTCGCGCGCCGCAACGTCAAGGCCATCGCGCTCTCGGTGGACCCGGTGGACAAGCACCATGCCTGGATCGCCGACATCAACGACACGCAGGGCACCGAGCTCAACTTCCCGATCCTGGCCGATGCCGACCGCAAGGTCAGCGAGCTCTACGACCTGATCCACCCCAACGCCAGCAGTACCGCGACGGTGCGCTCGCTTTTCATCATCGATCCGGCCAAGAAGGTGCGCCTGATCATCACCTACCCGGCCAGCACCGGGCGCAACTTCGACGAAATCCTGCGCGTGATCGACTCGCTGCAACTCACCGACGAGCACAGCGTGGCGACTCCGGCCAACTGGAAGGAGGGCGACGATGTGGTGATCGTGCCCTCCTTGCAGGACCCGGCGCTGCTGAAACAGAAGTTCCCGCAGGGCTGGGACGCGGTGCGCCCCTATCTGCGCTACACCGCGGCACCAAAGCGCGCCGCCTGA
- a CDS encoding CysB family HTH-type transcriptional regulator, translated as MNFQQLRSVREAQRRDFNLTEVANALHTSQPGVSRQIRELEDELGIEIFVRAGKRLTGLTEPGRQVLPIVERLLHEADNLRRAGDDFARAGSGTLRIAATHSQARYALPPVVRDFRAAHPDVLLHMQQGSPQQVARLLLDGDADVGIATEALAQYDELVALPCYRWTHTVLVPPEHALARESAEGQALTLERLAQFPIITYESGYTGRSHIDDAFRAAGLELNVVLVAMDADVIKTYVELGLGVGIVAAIAYDEERDKQLHPIDGRHLFADNMTRLAVRKDAYLRDYVYAFISTFAAPLTRATVAEARLGLLAA; from the coding sequence GTGAATTTCCAGCAATTGCGATCCGTCCGCGAAGCCCAGCGCCGCGACTTCAATCTCACCGAGGTGGCCAACGCCCTGCATACCTCGCAGCCCGGCGTGAGCCGCCAGATCCGCGAACTGGAGGACGAGCTGGGCATCGAGATCTTCGTGCGCGCCGGCAAGCGTCTCACCGGGCTCACCGAGCCGGGCCGCCAGGTGCTGCCCATCGTCGAGCGCCTGCTGCACGAGGCCGACAACCTGCGGCGCGCCGGCGACGACTTCGCCCGCGCCGGCAGCGGCACGCTGCGCATCGCCGCCACCCACAGCCAGGCACGCTATGCGCTGCCGCCGGTGGTGCGCGACTTCCGCGCCGCCCACCCCGACGTGCTGCTGCACATGCAGCAGGGCTCGCCGCAGCAGGTGGCGCGCCTGCTGCTGGACGGCGATGCCGATGTGGGCATCGCCACCGAGGCGCTGGCCCAGTACGACGAGCTGGTGGCCCTGCCCTGCTACCGCTGGACCCACACCGTGCTGGTACCGCCCGAGCATGCGCTGGCGCGCGAATCGGCCGAGGGTCAGGCCTTGACGCTGGAGCGGTTGGCCCAGTTCCCCATCATCACCTACGAGAGCGGCTATACCGGCCGCTCGCACATCGACGACGCCTTCCGCGCCGCCGGGCTGGAACTGAACGTGGTGCTGGTGGCCATGGATGCCGACGTCATCAAGACCTATGTGGAGCTGGGCCTGGGCGTGGGCATCGTGGCCGCCATCGCCTACGACGAGGAGCGCGACAAGCAGCTGCATCCGATCGACGGCCGCCATCTGTTCGCCGACAACATGACGCGGCTGGCGGTGCGCAAGGACGCCTATCTGCGCGACTACGTCTACGCCTTCATCTCCACCTTCGCCGCGCCGCTGACGCGCGCGACCGTGGCCGAGGCCAGGCTGGGCCTGCTGGCGGCCTGA